The nucleotide window GCGGCTTCAAGGCCCGCTACGGCCGCGACCTGCCCTTCTACTGGGGGAGCGTTCGTGCTGGTGGGCAAGTAGGATTGCCTGCTCTTCCGGACCCGGCTAAACTCTGCAGGAAGGCTTTCCCGGGAGGCAGAGGACATCATGGGCACCGCGCCATATGCGATCTCGCAGTCGATAGCATCCGAGCGCACCTTCATCAGCCGCGTCTATGGCTGGATGGCGGGCGGGCTCGCCATCACCGGCCTGGTGGCCGCCTACACCGCCAATAATCCCGCCCTGGTGAAGGCCATCTTCGGCTCTGGTCTCTTCTGGGTCTTGATCCTGGCCGAGCTGGGCATCGTGGCAGCGCTCTCCTGGGCCATCAAGCACATGACCCCGGTCATGGCCTTCAGCGCCTTCCTCTTCTACGCCGCCCTCAATGGCCTGACCCTTTCGGTCATCTTCCTGATCTACACCGCCGAGTCCATCGGCCTGACTTTCTTCATCACCGCCGGCACCTTCGGCGCCATGTGCATCTATGGCGCCACTACCAAACGCGACCTGACCTCGATGGGCAGCTTGCTCTTCATGGCTCTCATCGGGCTGGTCCTGGCCTCGGTGGTCAACATCTTCTGGCACAGCTCCGGTCTCTACTGGGTGGTGACCTACGCCGGCATCCTCATCTTCGTGGGCCTGACCGCCTACGACGCGCAGAAGATCAAGCAGATGCACGCCGCCGGCATGGAAGGCAGCGAGGAGGACCGCAAGGCCGCCATCCTGGGTGCGCTCGCCCTCTACCTCGACTTCATCAACCTATTCCTGTATCTGCTACGCCTGTTCGGCCGGCGCAAGTAGCGCGCCGCGCCGAAACCGACGCTGCCGCCAAGTAGATCACCTCGTTCGCAGCAGAATCGCTTTCAGACGCGCCGCCGCCCCTATGGAAAGATGGCCTCCGAAAATGCTGCCAGGCGCCTACTTCACAACGCCTACTTCACAACAATGTCTTTGAGCGAGACGGGGGGCACATAGAGCCCGCGCAGGTCCCTCGCCCACCAGGCGCCGGTCTGGCGTCGCTCCTCGGGCGTGGTGAAGCGGTAGTCGTAGAGGAGCGCGCGAACGTACTTCGGCGGGTGGCCGGGAAACGGGTTCTTCTCCAAGAGCCGCAACACTGCAGGCTCGCCCTCGAGCAGGCGCTCCATCAGCCGCAGCACCCAGGGATTGTCCTGGTAACTGCCTAGCGCCGCGAACCACATCTGCCAGTCGAGGCGGGGCTGGTGCGGCTCCACCCAGGGCGGGCGCCGCCCGACGTCTCCCGGCTTGTACGGGAACTCATACTCCTGCCAGGTCACGCCGTCGTTCGAACCTTCGATCACGATCTCCTCCCGCGAGGTGGTCATGATCGCGAACAATCCGTAGGTGTTCACGAGGCGCAGGGGATAGATGCGCGCCATCGCTCGGTCGGCGGTTTGGAAGTGGAATCGGAAGAATTCGCCCGCCATCTCGTAGCTGCTCACCGTCAGGATGAAGACCGCCAGCGCCACAGCGACGGCCTTATACAACCACTTCGGCCGCCGCCGCCGCGACTCGGCGGCTTCGAGCTTTTTCCGACGGGCACGCGGCACTGCGCGGCCGAGCAACGCATCGTCCAGCAGGAAGAGACACAGGGCTACCGCCAGGAGGTTGAAGAAGGTGTAGTTCCCGGTCAGGAAGATCAGCGCCTGGAACCCCAGCGTGGCCAGCGCTCCCAGATGGCGGATGCGCCGCGGCGCGAAGAACAAGAAGGGCACGCCCAGCTCTGCCCCGAACATCAGGACCGCTTCCAGCTTGTGGAATCCGAGCGGAAGCTGGTGCATGTACCAGGCCAGCGGCGTGGGCAGCGGCTGGGTCTCGTAGTGATAGCTCAGCGCCGCCAGCGAACGCCACGCCGGATCGCCGCTGGTCAGCTTCACCATCCCGGAGAGAAACAGCAGCCGGAAGAGCAGCCAGCGATAGAGGCGCAGCACCACCTGCGAGCTGCCCAGGAAGATGGCCAGGAAGCCCGCCTCCAGCAGCAGGGCGTCCCACTGGAAGCTCATGAAGTCCTGCCCGGCGACAGTCAGCGAAAGGTAAAGGACGAGCAGGACGGCACACACCGCGCGCCGCGCGATCCCGAAGAACAGCAGCGCCGAAAGACCTACGCCAGCCCAACAGGCGGCGCGCAGCGCAGTGTCGCTC belongs to Terriglobales bacterium and includes:
- a CDS encoding lipase maturation factor family protein; protein product: MNRAEDAAERPVLVFDGECDFCRVWVDYWKRLTGERVEYVSFQEIGERFPRIPREDFAAAVQLMLPGGEARSGAHAAFTLLASLPGKRWMLWMYERVPLAGLLAEAFYGWVARHRPLALRATKLLWGTPLEPESVVLVEWLFLKALAVIYAIAFASLAVQVTGLVGSRGVEPLADFLPRAREVLGTSAYLDFPTIFWLSASDTALRAACWAGVGLSALLFFGIARRAVCAVLLVLYLSLTVAGQDFMSFQWDALLLEAGFLAIFLGSSQVVLRLYRWLLFRLLFLSGMVKLTSGDPAWRSLAALSYHYETQPLPTPLAWYMHQLPLGFHKLEAVLMFGAELGVPFLFFAPRRIRHLGALATLGFQALIFLTGNYTFFNLLAVALCLFLLDDALLGRAVPRARRKKLEAAESRRRRPKWLYKAVAVALAVFILTVSSYEMAGEFFRFHFQTADRAMARIYPLRLVNTYGLFAIMTTSREEIVIEGSNDGVTWQEYEFPYKPGDVGRRPPWVEPHQPRLDWQMWFAALGSYQDNPWVLRLMERLLEGEPAVLRLLEKNPFPGHPPKYVRALLYDYRFTTPEERRQTGAWWARDLRGLYVPPVSLKDIVVK
- a CDS encoding Bax inhibitor-1/YccA family protein; this encodes MGTAPYAISQSIASERTFISRVYGWMAGGLAITGLVAAYTANNPALVKAIFGSGLFWVLILAELGIVAALSWAIKHMTPVMAFSAFLFYAALNGLTLSVIFLIYTAESIGLTFFITAGTFGAMCIYGATTKRDLTSMGSLLFMALIGLVLASVVNIFWHSSGLYWVVTYAGILIFVGLTAYDAQKIKQMHAAGMEGSEEDRKAAILGALALYLDFINLFLYLLRLFGRRK